The nucleotide sequence TTTCATAAATCATATACTCCAATTATAAATCACTTAAAACCTGATTTATCCAAAAATTAACTTCCTGACTGTTATAAGATTTTATACGATTAAAAACATCTAATGAATTTTTCTTTCTGCCCAAATACTTATAACATTTTCCAAGAAGAAGATTAATATCATAATACAAATTTCTATTTATATTTCTACTAGATACAGGCTCCAATATAGAAACTGCCTGAGAATAATTTTTTAATTTAAACTGTGCTAAAGCTCTGTCATATTCAGTTTTATACCTGCTATACTCATTTTGAGCAGAATTATTAATACTTATGCTAGATGAAGAAGATGCTGGTAGAGAACTAGTTATATTATTTGTCAATGTAACTGTATTTGTCAATGTAACTGTGTTCGTAAAAGTAACTGTATTTGTTAATAAAATATTATTTGTAAGTGTAACATTGTTAGTAACAGTTACAATATTAGTAATAATATTATTATTTGTATTATATTTTAAATTATTATTAAAAGCATTATTTGTTGTTATTCCATTAAATGAAAAAGTTAATGTATCAATATTTTCTTCAGCATTATAAAAAACCGAATCATTTATATATGAAACTACAGCATAATAGTATGTAGAAGTAATTACAGGACTATCTGATACAATATATGTCCTTGAATCATTAGTGGCTTTTATATAAGCAACTACTGTAGAATTAGAAAAAGATGATTTACCTATTATAGGGCTTTTACTTCTATAAACATAGTATACTAAATTACTATCAGTTATTCCCTGCCACTCTATCAATACTATATTACTATTAGTATCCGAAACAGAAATCTTTATATCAGATACAAATCTTTCAGCATTAGGTAAATTATTTATCAAAGCTTCATCATAATAAACAGAGGTTTGGGTATATAAAACATTTATTGATATATAAAAGAATATTATGCTTATAAATCCAAATAATAAATAAATACCATTTTTTTTACTTCTATTTTTATTCATATAATTATCCTATAAATGCTTTTTCAATTTTCGGAAATGAAATATATAAAATTTAATCAAAGCAGATAAATGATAAAACCATAATTTAAAATAAAAAAGCTGGAAAATTAACTTTCCAGCTTATAATAATATAATGGATATTTTATTAATTATATTTTTTCCATACCTATAGCAACCAAGAAACCAACACACATAGAAATAACTGTGGAAGCTAACATAGGAAGACTCATAGATGTAATATTAGGCCATAAACTTAAAAATGACACTATTATAATACCAAGAACAAATCCGAATAAAGTAGATTTATATTTCTGAAGCAGTATAGTTACAAGTTTTGATATGCCGAATATTCCTATAACTACACCTAAGCCTAAAAATATTAAAGGGATTAGAAGGCTGAAATTAAAAGTATCTACAAATGAGGATATAAAATAGGATATATTTTCATATTCTCCTAATATAAGTAAAAGCAAAGAACCTGATATTCCGGGTATAACCATAGCAACAGCAGCAGCTATACCGCATAAAAATAATTTAATACCATAAATTAGTGAAAAATTTCCAGCATAAGTGGTTTCACCTACAGGCTTATTTATATCAAAATATACAAACACCGCCATAATAAAAGCACCTATAAAAAATGCTATAAAAACTTTAAAATTAAATTCTTCCACTGTTTTTGTTATAAATGGAAAAGAACCTAATATGAGTCCTACAAAAAATATTCTAGTCGGTATAGGATAATAAGTAAATGTATAATTTATGAGTTTTAAAAATAATACTATGGAAATACCTGCCCCTAAAACAACAGGAATCAAAACTTTTAAACTTTCTTTTATTTCTTCCCATTTTAATTTTATTAATGCATTAGGTAAAATTGATATAGCATAAGTTAATTTTTCATAAATACCTAATACAAAAGCAATAGTACCTCCAGATACACCCGGTATGGCATTAGCAATACCTATAGCCATTCCTTTGATAAAATATGATACATAATTTCTCATGATTTCCTCTTTAAGATTCATTATTTATATAGTGATAAAAAGATAAGTAAAATATTTGAGTAATATACAAAAGAAAAGTTATAAAAAAATAACCATGAATATATACATACTCATGGCTATTATTAATAATAATCAGTTTATAACAGCAATTATTTCAACTTCTACTAAAGCATCTTTAGGCAAAGCTTTTATAGCAACAGTGCTTCTTGCAGGAGGATTTTCTGGGAAATAAGTTGCATATACTTCATTAAAAGCTGCAAAATTTCCCATATCTGTTAAGAAACAAGTAGTTTTAATAATATTAGCCATAGTTAAATTTTCTGATTCTAAAAGACCTTTAATATTTTCCATAACTCTTTCAGTTTGTTTTTTTATATCATTTTCAGCCATATTGCCGCTTACTGGATCCAAAGGTATTTGACCTGATGCAAAAATAAAATTTCCGCTTTTTACTGCTTGAGAATAAGGACCTATTGCCTGAGGTGCTTTGTGTGTTTTAATAATTTTTTTATCCATGTATCGATTCTCCTTTATATGTCTTTTTAATTTTTTCCATCTTTCTTATTATGTTAATTATAATTATTTTTTTATAAAATATCAAGTAATTTATACACTATTTTTTTTATTTATATAATTATTAGTATTTGACAATAATAAAAATTATATTATTATCTATGATAATATTTATAAAAATAATAAGGCTTTAAATATGCAAGTAAATGCTGAAACTATATTAACAGGACTATTCGCATCGCCTTCAAAGCATAGCATATCACCTATTATGCATAATGAAGGATTTAATAAACTTAATCTTAATTATATATATTTAGCTTTTGAAGTTGATAAAAGCAATTTAAAAGAGGCTGTAAATTCTATAAGAACACTCAATATGAGAGGCGTTAATTTATCTATGCCTAATAAAAAAGAAGTAATAAAATATTTGGATAATATATCCGAAGCTGCAGAACTTTCACAAAGTGTAAATACTATAGTAAATAATAATGGAATACTTACAGGATACAGTACAGACGGTGAAGGATTTATAAAATCATTAGAAGAAGAACAAGTATTTATAAAAGATAAAAATCTTACTATATTAGGAACAGGAGGAGCTTCTATTGCTATAATATCTCAGGCAGCATTATATGGAGTTAAAGAAATATATGTATTTAAAAGAGATACGAATTGGAATGAGCAGAAAAAGATTATAGATAATATTGCTTGTAAAACTAACTGTTCTATAAGCCTGTATTCTTTAGAGGATAAAAATATATTAAAATCAAAGATAGAAAATAGTTATGTATTAATAAATGCCACAAGTGTTGGTATGAAAGAAGATGTTTCTCTTATAGAAGATGCATCTTACTTTAGAAATGATTTAGTAGTAAGCGACTGCATATACCACCCTGCCAAAACTAAATTATTAAAAATAGCAGAAAAAGAAGGATGCAAAATAATAAATGGAATGGGTATGTTATTATATCAAGGTGCTTTGGCTTTTGAACTTTGGACTAATAAAAAAATGCCTGTAGAATATATTAAAAATATTATATTTAAATAGATATTACAATCTAAATACGAGAGAGGATGCGGAAATGGAGAATATAGTAAAAATAAAAAATCTTAAATTGGGCGACGGTATTCCAAAAATATGTATATCTGTAGTTGAGAAAAATGAAAAGGATATCATTAAATATATAAAAGAGATAAGCAAACTTCCTGTTGATATTATAGAATGGAGGGCTGATTTTTTTATAAATAATATATCTGAATATAATGATAATTTTGATGATATAATATCATTTGCAAAAGAAATAAAAAAATCAAGCAGTAAGCCTATGTTATTTACTTTAAGGAGCAATAAAGAAGGCGGAAATATTAAATATGATAAGTATGAAAGTATTATAAATTTATACGATAATATAATAGAAAATAAATGCTTTGAATTGATAGATTTAGAATTATTAACTTTAAAAGAAAATGATATAAAAAAGTTAATCCAATCAGCTTCTTCAAATAATATAAAAACTATAATATCAAATCATGACTTTAATAAAACACCTTCAAAAAAAGAAATAATATCAAGAATAAATAAAATGATAAGATTAAAATGCGATATAGCAAAAGTTGCTTATATGCCAAAAAATAAAAAAGATGTTATTACATTGTTGGATGCCTCAAGTGACATAAAAAATTTCCCAATAATAGCTATCTCTATGGGAAATATTGGAATTATAAGCAGAATATTTGGTTCTATACTAACTTTTGCATCTGCAAAACGCTCATCTGCCCCGGGACAAATAGAATCTATGAAATTAAAATACATATTAGACACTATTTACGAAAAAATTTAATTTTATTTTTTTTAATGACAAAATCTGTCATAGTTATCTCCTATTATTATTATATAAAATAAATAGGAGAATAATAAATGCAAAATAAACCTGCAATAAAAGAAAATGAATTAAACAATATTTATGAATTCTTAAAAAAGAATAATATAAATAAATATATTAATTACAGCAGAAAAAAACTATTAAATATTAAGAAATTAGATTTAAGCTCTTCAAAATTAAATTATATTCCAAAAGAAATCAATATATTAACAAATCTTGAAGCTTTGGATATATGCAATAACCGTATAGAAGAAATACCTGAGAGTATATCACTATTAGTAAATTTAAAATATATAGATGCCAGCTTCAATAAATTAAAAAAATTGCCAAAAAAAATATCATTACTTAAAAATATTGAAGAAATAGATATATCGAATAATATGTTTAAATCTTTTCCTAAAGAGATATACGATTTAAAACAATTAAAAGCTATTAATGTTTCAGGATATTCTTTAAATGAAATACCAAAAGAAATTTTTAGCTTAGTAAAATTAGAAAGATTGGATTTATCTAATAATAATATAGTAAATATACCTAATGATATTGCAAAGCTAACAAATTTAGAAAAACTTTGTTTAAATAATAATAATATAAATAAAATACCTAAAAATATAGAAAAACTCTCTAAATTAAAAATTCTGTCTTTAAAAAATAATAATTTAGATGATATTAATGAATATATAGGAAAATTAGAAAATCTTGAAGAATTTTATTTCAGCAGCAAACATACAATTAAAGCAGCAGAAAATTTTTATTCTTTAGCAAAATTAAAAAAACTATATATAGAGGGGGATTTTTCAGATATAAAAAATGATATATATAAATTAAAAAATATTGAACATTTATATTTAGCAAATAATTATCAATAATAAACTATTAAAAAAGTGCATACTATTATAAAAGCTATAATAACATGCACTTTTTAATCTATCAATTTTACTGCTATTTTAAAAATATATCTTTAGCAAACCATTTCTGAGATATTTCAGCAGCCTTACCATCAGCTCTCATCTCATCTAATATTCTGTCTACCTCTGCCAAAAGTTTTTCATCACTTTTTCTAAATCCAACACCGTATAATTCTTCTGTCAAAGGACTATTATCAACAACTACGAATGGAGCTTGTTTCTCAGATATATAATACTGAGCTGCAACTTCATCTATAATAACAGCATCTATTCTTTTAGCCTGCAAATCCAAAAATGCATTTACATTAACATCATATCTTCTAATCTCTTTAGCATCTTTACTTGCAGGATCAGCAGTTAATGCTTCATCATTACTTCCAACCTGAACGCCTAATACTTTTCCTTTCAAATCATCTTTAGAATTAATAGTATTGTCATCAATAGCTTTTACTATAATAAGTCTGTTATTAAGATAAGGTTTAGAAAAATTAATCTGCTGTTTTCTGGCTTCATTAATAGTAACACCATTCCAAAGTACATCTACATCGCCTTTATTAAGACTCAATATTGAACTAGACCATTCTATAGGTTTTATTTCCAATTCAACTCCAAGTCTTGAAGCAACTTCTTTGGCTAAGTCTATATCAAAACCTACTACTTCTCCATTTTCATCTCTGAATCCCATTGGAGCAAAAGTGTCGTCTAAGCCCAATACTAATTTTCCAGCATCTTTTACCTTCTGCAATGAATTATCTCCTGTTTGAGCAGAGTTGTTTTCTGCAGTATTACCTCCACCGCAGCTTATAATAAATGCAAAAATAATAAATAATAAAACACTTGATATACGCTTCATAATTGTTCTCCTAAATTTTATGATTTTTATAATATGATAAAATTAATTGTTTGAATTTTTATTAATATATTAAGGAAGCATAAAGTTTATATGATAAAAAATTATCAAAAAACCATTCATAATAGAAACTCCATAACACACTTTTTATTAATAAATACTATAATAATATTTAAAAAAATGTCAATACAGAAATTAAATTAATAATAGTTTATTCAGCTTTATTTTATAAATAATCATTTATGAAATATTTTATTTAGAAAATCTTTGATTCTTTCATTACTCTGATTATTAAAGAAATTAGAAGAAGTATCCATAGCTATAATTTTTCCGCCGTCCATAAAAGCAATATTTGTAGAAAGTTCTCTTACAAAACTTATTTCATGGCTTACAACAATCATAGTCATTTTCTCTTTAGCAAGCTCTTTTAATACTGATAAAACCTCTCCTATAAGCTCCGGATCTAAAGCTGATGTAGGCTCATCGCAAAGAAGTATCTCCGGTTTCATAGCCAATGCCCTTGCAATTGCAACTCTCTGTTTCTGTCCGCCGGATAATTCATTCGGATAACTGTCTTTTTTATGTTTAAGTCCGACACTATCTAAAAGTTTTAATGCCTCTTCAATTGCTTCATATTTATTCTGCTTCTTTACTATTATAGGAGCTTCTATTATATTTTCTAATGCCGTTTTATGTGGAAATAAATTAAAATGCTGAAATATCATTCCTATTTTTTCCTTACGCTTCATAAAATCTGCATGTGTAATATTTAAAGCCTTCTCCCCTTCTCTCTTACAAAATAAAACTTCATTGTCTACATAAACTTCTCCGTAATCCGGCTCTTCTATCTGTATAATATTTCTTAATAGCGAACTCTTTCCAGCTCCTGAAGGTCCTATGATAGAAAGTATATCTCCTTTATTAACTGTAAAGGATACTCCGTTTATAGCTGGAGTGTCTTTATAATGCTTTTTTATATTTACAACTTTCAAATTAGTTTCTGATGACATATTTCTTCTCCAATCGTCTGAATACAAGAACCAAAATAGAAGTAAAAATCAAATATATAATAGCTGCTATCAAAAACGGAAGCAATTTATAATCTCTAGTAAGTATTTGTCTTGCATGAAGCATTAAATCACCTATACCTAAAACTATAACTAAAGAAGTATCTTTTATTAAATTAATAGCTTCATTAGAAAGCGGAGGAAGCACTCTTCTCACAGCCTGCGGAAGTATTATTCTAGTCATAATCTGTCTGTAGCTTAGATTAAGTGCAAAACCTGCCTCATACTGACCTTTCTCTATACTTTCAATACCAGCTCTGAATATCTCCATCATATAAGCAGAATAATTAAGTATAAAAGTTACCGCGGCAGATGTAAAAGCGGGAAAAGCTATCATATTATTGGTCATAAGAGGAAGTCCGTAATAAAAGAATATAAGCTGAAGTATTAAAGGAGTTCCTCTGAATATCCAAGCATATATATCAAAAATATACCTTAAAAACTTTGGAGCACTAAACTGCAATGCGGCAAAAAGCATAGATAAGGGAATAGAAATTACTGCAGTTATAAAGTAAAGACATAAAGTAATGTATGTTCCCTTTAATAGGTACAAAGTAGTAGATATTACATAATCCATAAATAAAGCCAATAAATAATATAAAAGTTAATTGAAATACCATTATAATACTATTTGTAAAAATATCAATAATAAAAGATAATTCAGAATATATATATTTTATTATTTAAATATTAAAACATTTATTTATTCATATTATTGTATATAATGTTAATCAAAAATGAATAATTAGGAGTTTTATAATGGCAAATAAAGTTTGTATAATAACAGGAGCATCAAATGGAATAGGAAAAGAAACTGCATTATTATTTGCAAAAAACAACTGCGATATAGCATTTATTGATAAAGACAATGAAAACGGATTAAAGCTATATAAACAAATAAAAGATATTGGCAGAGAATGCTTATTTATAAATGACAACATTGATAATGAAAAATCTATAAAATCATTTACAGACAAAGTAATAGAAAAATTTGGGAATATAGATTATTTAATAAACAATGCCTGCTATTCAAATAAAGGACTTTTAAGTAACTGCAGTTATGATGACTTTTTAGAGATTTTTAAAATTGGTGCTGCTGCTCCTTATGAAATAACAAAAAATTTAATGAATAATTTTAATGATAATGCCTGCATAATAAATATTGCTTCTACAAGGGCTTTTATGTCGCAGAAAGACAGTGAAAGTTATAGTGCTGCTAAAGGTGCTATTATAGCTTTAACTCATGCTATGGCGATAAGTTTATCACATAAAGTGAGAGTTAATTCTATTAGTCCGGGTTGGATTAATACTATTGATGATGCCTCATTCAGCAAGGAAGATATACTTCAGCATCCTAGCGCCAAAGTAGGAAAAACTTCTGATATAGCTAGTACTGCTTGGTTTCTTTGTAATAATGACTTTATAAATGGAGAAAATATTATTGTAGACGGCGGTATGACAAAACTCATGATATATCATAATGATGAGGGATGGAAATTAGAAATTTAATTAAACGAACGGTTAATAAAATTTCATATATAAATAACATGTTATTATTAATTAACCTATATATAATTTCATTTTTCGTGCGGTGTATGCACTCTAAATTTAAAAAACTCTTGGGTGGGCATCTAAAATTACAGAAAAAATTTTTAAAATAATATATAACAAAAATGACAGATAAATTCAAAAAGCCTATAGGGTGGGAATCAAAACAGACAAAAAATCTATTTACATACCACGCCCTTTATTCTTTGATGCCTATTTTTTAATTCTAATTTTAATAAACTTCATAACTTACTTTGAAAAAGCATACCCGCCCAAATTTTTTTTAGCTTATTGTGTTTCCTAACGCACGCAGAACTAAATAAAAAATACAGAATTGTTTTAAATTAAAATTTTTATTAATAAAAAAATTTAGTACACCGTGCGTTAAATTAAATTAAAAAATCTATTTTAAATAATTAGATAATATAAGATAAGCTCCGTATTCAAATCTTTCATCAGAGTTTTCAAATTTTATTTCTATATCTGTTGTGTCATTATTAGCCGAACTATAATAAATATCTGATACTTTTATATATAGAGAGGCTTCATTATATGAGTCATACAAAAAATAAGAATTAATAAATCCTCCGTCTCCGTCTTCTTTTTCCATACCCAATTTTAATGCAGTATTTTTTATAGTTCCTACAGTTACAGTTCTCGGTATTTTTGATATTAATTCTTCTTCGCTATCCAATGATAATTGATTAAAAGGCTGAACTATATCATAATCTGCAAGCTGATTTTTCCATTTTTCTATTAATTCTTTATTAACTTCTATAGGACTCAATAAAGTTATTAAAGTATTATCTTCTATCTTCATTTCTTCATCATCAGCATTATTAAATGAACCGTCCTCCATATATCTAAAAGTGCTTAATAAATTATTATCTTTATCATATACTCCCCAAATAAGCTTAACAGCAAATGCTCTCATAAAAGGATTATCAAAAAATATTTCTTTCCACTCATTTAATGCCCATTTTCTGCCGTCCATTAATACTAACTGCAAACGCTCAGTCTGAGTCTTAAGCATTTTATTTATTTCACTTTTTAATTTTGTTAATTCTTTTTTAGGAGTTTGAGGAAAATCTTTCGGTAATGTTTTGTATTCTTTGTTTTTTATTTCATCGAATATTGATATACTAAAATCAGGCTTCAATGTTATTTTAAATTTTTTATTATTACTTTCTATTATTCTTATTCCATCTCTATTAAAATCGAAATCCGGTATAATCTTATCAGCAAAAGCCTCCTTACTCATTCCAAGCCTTATAGTAATATCAGTTAAAATTCCAGAACATGTATTTCTTATGCTGTGCTGTTTGAATTTTCTTGAAGCCTCATAAACTAGTCCAAGTCCTTTTTTTGATGCACTTAATGCAATAGCCTCAAACATAAAACATGCTAATTTGAATCTGTTTCCTGCTATTTCTTTTGCTCTTTTATAAACTCTATCCAACTGTGCATTTCCAGAAAATATGCAGTATGGATATAGTATTCCTTTAGTCTTATTATCTTCATTCCATATATTGTATATGTTATCAAGTGCCTGTGTAAAGCTTTCATTGTCTAAAGAATATCCTACTAAATCGGCATTTCTTATTCTATATGATTCTTTTATATCCAAGTATTCTCCTAAAATATATCTTATTACCTTACTTGGAACTTTACTGCTTTTATCTTTTATAAGTATATTAGATATTATAGAATCATCTATAAATGAAGTAGTTTTATCAAATTTTTTATTATAATTTTTTTCTGCTATGTTATTAATCTCTTCTAATGAAAGCATTATAATTAACCTTTAAAATATTTTCATACAAAATATATTATTTATAAAATAAAATCAATAATCAAATGTTAATCTCTTATCCTCTTTAAATTTTTTTCTTGAAGGATTTCCTTCTGCCATATATACTTTTTTATTTTTGATTGAGTATATAGAAGACCAAACAGTATCAAAATTGAGTTTTCTATCATATTGACATAAAAATCCATACTCTCCTGAAATAAGTTTTTTGGCAAAATTTAAATCATAATCATAATTTTTGAATGCATTTTCCATAGTGATATATCTTTCATTAGAATAAATATCATCTTCAATATTAGTATTATATTCTTTCATAGACTTGCTTACAAAATGATTTGATATAAACACATAATCATTTTTTATTATTGCTAGTTTTTCAGAGTTACATTCTATTAATGCAATACTTCCATTTCTATCTGCCAATATTATATTTTGTGCAGATGAAATTGGAATATTTTTTAAAAACTCTAAAGCCTCATCAACAGTACAGCATTTCTCTAAAATATACCTTATTATCATTCCTGCATTAAATCCGTAATCTATTTTCGTAGGATACACAAAAGTTAATGCAGCTGCAAGTCCTTTTTCATTTATGCCGTCTTCAATTTCTATAAATGCCGTAGTATTACCAATAAATGAATAAGAACTATTTAATTTATAATACATACTGTCGCAATAATTTTTTATATCTTTTAAAAAATCACTATTTTTGACAAGTATTATATCTTCATCAGTTTTGAAAGCAAAAGACGAACATTTATTATCAAAAGTAAATGCATATATTGTAAATAAAAATTCGCATATATTTTTATAATTGATTTTTATATTATTATTTGTATTTAGTCCGTCGGATATTCCTTTTATTTCTTCTATTATTTCAGGAAAAAATTGATTGTATATTGGCATGCATTTATTAGCAAAATATTTTCTATCATTTGATATTTGAATTTTTTCTAATGGGTTAATATTATTTTTAGAAAGCAATTTACCATATTTAAATCCCGCT is from Brachyspira hampsonii and encodes:
- a CDS encoding DUF368 domain-containing protein, yielding MRNYVSYFIKGMAIGIANAIPGVSGGTIAFVLGIYEKLTYAISILPNALIKLKWEEIKESLKVLIPVVLGAGISIVLFLKLINYTFTYYPIPTRIFFVGLILGSFPFITKTVEEFNFKVFIAFFIGAFIMAVFVYFDINKPVGETTYAGNFSLIYGIKLFLCGIAAAVAMVIPGISGSLLLLILGEYENISYFISSFVDTFNFSLLIPLIFLGLGVVIGIFGISKLVTILLQKYKSTLFGFVLGIIIVSFLSLWPNITSMSLPMLASTVISMCVGFLVAIGMEKI
- a CDS encoding RidA family protein, with amino-acid sequence MDKKIIKTHKAPQAIGPYSQAVKSGNFIFASGQIPLDPVSGNMAENDIKKQTERVMENIKGLLESENLTMANIIKTTCFLTDMGNFAAFNEVYATYFPENPPARSTVAIKALPKDALVEVEIIAVIN
- the aroE gene encoding shikimate dehydrogenase; translated protein: MQVNAETILTGLFASPSKHSISPIMHNEGFNKLNLNYIYLAFEVDKSNLKEAVNSIRTLNMRGVNLSMPNKKEVIKYLDNISEAAELSQSVNTIVNNNGILTGYSTDGEGFIKSLEEEQVFIKDKNLTILGTGGASIAIISQAALYGVKEIYVFKRDTNWNEQKKIIDNIACKTNCSISLYSLEDKNILKSKIENSYVLINATSVGMKEDVSLIEDASYFRNDLVVSDCIYHPAKTKLLKIAEKEGCKIINGMGMLLYQGALAFELWTNKKMPVEYIKNIIFK
- the aroD gene encoding type I 3-dehydroquinate dehydratase; this translates as MENIVKIKNLKLGDGIPKICISVVEKNEKDIIKYIKEISKLPVDIIEWRADFFINNISEYNDNFDDIISFAKEIKKSSSKPMLFTLRSNKEGGNIKYDKYESIINLYDNIIENKCFELIDLELLTLKENDIKKLIQSASSNNIKTIISNHDFNKTPSKKEIISRINKMIRLKCDIAKVAYMPKNKKDVITLLDASSDIKNFPIIAISMGNIGIISRIFGSILTFASAKRSSAPGQIESMKLKYILDTIYEKI
- a CDS encoding leucine-rich repeat domain-containing protein encodes the protein MQNKPAIKENELNNIYEFLKKNNINKYINYSRKKLLNIKKLDLSSSKLNYIPKEINILTNLEALDICNNRIEEIPESISLLVNLKYIDASFNKLKKLPKKISLLKNIEEIDISNNMFKSFPKEIYDLKQLKAINVSGYSLNEIPKEIFSLVKLERLDLSNNNIVNIPNDIAKLTNLEKLCLNNNNINKIPKNIEKLSKLKILSLKNNNLDDINEYIGKLENLEEFYFSSKHTIKAAENFYSLAKLKKLYIEGDFSDIKNDIYKLKNIEHLYLANNYQ
- a CDS encoding amino acid ABC transporter substrate-binding protein — protein: MKRISSVLLFIIFAFIISCGGGNTAENNSAQTGDNSLQKVKDAGKLVLGLDDTFAPMGFRDENGEVVGFDIDLAKEVASRLGVELEIKPIEWSSSILSLNKGDVDVLWNGVTINEARKQQINFSKPYLNNRLIIVKAIDDNTINSKDDLKGKVLGVQVGSNDEALTADPASKDAKEIRRYDVNVNAFLDLQAKRIDAVIIDEVAAQYYISEKQAPFVVVDNSPLTEELYGVGFRKSDEKLLAEVDRILDEMRADGKAAEISQKWFAKDIFLK
- a CDS encoding amino acid ABC transporter ATP-binding protein; its protein translation is MSSETNLKVVNIKKHYKDTPAINGVSFTVNKGDILSIIGPSGAGKSSLLRNIIQIEEPDYGEVYVDNEVLFCKREGEKALNITHADFMKRKEKIGMIFQHFNLFPHKTALENIIEAPIIVKKQNKYEAIEEALKLLDSVGLKHKKDSYPNELSGGQKQRVAIARALAMKPEILLCDEPTSALDPELIGEVLSVLKELAKEKMTMIVVSHEISFVRELSTNIAFMDGGKIIAMDTSSNFFNNQSNERIKDFLNKIFHK
- a CDS encoding amino acid ABC transporter permease → MDYVISTTLYLLKGTYITLCLYFITAVISIPLSMLFAALQFSAPKFLRYIFDIYAWIFRGTPLILQLIFFYYGLPLMTNNMIAFPAFTSAAVTFILNYSAYMMEIFRAGIESIEKGQYEAGFALNLSYRQIMTRIILPQAVRRVLPPLSNEAINLIKDTSLVIVLGIGDLMLHARQILTRDYKLLPFLIAAIIYLIFTSILVLVFRRLEKKYVIRN
- a CDS encoding SDR family oxidoreductase, which produces MANKVCIITGASNGIGKETALLFAKNNCDIAFIDKDNENGLKLYKQIKDIGRECLFINDNIDNEKSIKSFTDKVIEKFGNIDYLINNACYSNKGLLSNCSYDDFLEIFKIGAAAPYEITKNLMNNFNDNACIINIASTRAFMSQKDSESYSAAKGAIIALTHAMAISLSHKVRVNSISPGWINTIDDASFSKEDILQHPSAKVGKTSDIASTAWFLCNNDFINGENIIVDGGMTKLMIYHNDEGWKLEI
- a CDS encoding DUF4132 domain-containing protein — protein: MLSLEEINNIAEKNYNKKFDKTTSFIDDSIISNILIKDKSSKVPSKVIRYILGEYLDIKESYRIRNADLVGYSLDNESFTQALDNIYNIWNEDNKTKGILYPYCIFSGNAQLDRVYKRAKEIAGNRFKLACFMFEAIALSASKKGLGLVYEASRKFKQHSIRNTCSGILTDITIRLGMSKEAFADKIIPDFDFNRDGIRIIESNNKKFKITLKPDFSISIFDEIKNKEYKTLPKDFPQTPKKELTKLKSEINKMLKTQTERLQLVLMDGRKWALNEWKEIFFDNPFMRAFAVKLIWGVYDKDNNLLSTFRYMEDGSFNNADDEEMKIEDNTLITLLSPIEVNKELIEKWKNQLADYDIVQPFNQLSLDSEEELISKIPRTVTVGTIKNTALKLGMEKEDGDGGFINSYFLYDSYNEASLYIKVSDIYYSSANNDTTDIEIKFENSDERFEYGAYLILSNYLK
- a CDS encoding C45 family autoproteolytic acyltransferase/hydolase: MYHSRFKGSHYEAGFKYGKLLSKNNINPLEKIQISNDRKYFANKCMPIYNQFFPEIIEEIKGISDGLNTNNNIKINYKNICEFLFTIYAFTFDNKCSSFAFKTDEDIILVKNSDFLKDIKNYCDSMYYKLNSSYSFIGNTTAFIEIEDGINEKGLAAALTFVYPTKIDYGFNAGMIIRYILEKCCTVDEALEFLKNIPISSAQNIILADRNGSIALIECNSEKLAIIKNDYVFISNHFVSKSMKEYNTNIEDDIYSNERYITMENAFKNYDYDLNFAKKLISGEYGFLCQYDRKLNFDTVWSSIYSIKNKKVYMAEGNPSRKKFKEDKRLTFDY